Part of the Mytilus edulis chromosome 9, xbMytEdul2.2, whole genome shotgun sequence genome, tTTCTTGAATTGAGGTAAagcaaagcaaaaacaaaaacttaacattcagttttaaattttaaagaatgGTGTTCCCGTCTGTTGAACGTGTCACGTTAATACAGATATTTGATATACCGAATGAAAGAGGAAAGAAAGATATCATAGTGCCATTCAAAAGCATAGTGACATTCTTGTTCTTGTTCATTCACATAATATATTATCAAAAAAGAATTAAACAAATGTTCCTATTAAAAGTTCTCAAAATCGAATATTTTGACAAAGAAAAGCTATGGCtagtataataaattaacagCATCGAATTTGTCTAGAAAATATGCATCTAATTCAGTTTGGTAGAAATTGTGTCCAACTGAATTTTGTctccattttttattttgttatataaaagttAAGGACTGAGTTTCTTCCCAGATCTGCAACCGACCGGAATCTGTATTTGGATAAAACccataacaacaaaaatattcataCCCAGAATCATCAGAATCACTACAACTGTTGTCAGAGTCTGGTACAACTCCGGTGAATTCTATCAGTTTTAAACATGAAGCTGGTACCTTACCCACTAGTAAAACTTCCTGGTGACTTTCTGCAAATTTGTGTAACTTTTCATTTATCTCTTTGTCATTTGTCTCGTATTTTTTCCTTAATATATTTGTTGTCAAATCAATTATTGTTACGTTTTCTGGTAAACTTGCAACGTCGATTTCAGCAATGTGCTTCATACACCATTTATATTCACTGTTTAGTTTCAAACTTCTAAAAGATTCTGCTTTGTAAAGTGATGCACAGATGGAAATATACTGAGAAGAATAACCTCTATTACTGCCGGTTGCAACATGAGTAGCGACATCTTTCCTGGCATTTAGTGATTTAGCGGATAGTCCCTTTAATATATCTTCATTATCATAAAGTAATCTGTATAACTTTGGAATATTTATCTGAAAAGATGTAAACAATGACAGTTTAAGGAATACCGTTTtagatatgaaaaatataaacttttgtcTAACAGTTTTTCTCTCTCCGAAGTTTATGATTTGGACGTTCCTGATGACAGGAAATCAAGGAAAGTGTTTCGAACACATCATAATATAATTTACTTTTAGTCTTACAACGTTTAATACTGTAATCAGAAATAAAAGTTTTTTATTtcgacttttttttaatattcaaataaaaaggtacaacaagaaagaaaaaataagttTATCAATACAGTACTTTACATGAAATAGGATAGTCTGCTCTTTGTTCAAACGACTACATATGAAAAGGGAAATAACAGTCCACAACATGCTACACAGAAAGTAAAGATTGGCCTGCACCCACCATAAACAAAATGTAACTCTGTTATGTTATTGGAGTGTGCAAGAATTTCTACTCAACTTGATTTATAATTAGCACCAAACGTATTACTAATGATATTGAAAAATCTTGTAAATAAGAACGAAATTTGCTTTGGCAAATGTAAAATGCTAAGCATTATTTTCTGTGCACCAGGTATTCTTTAACGTCAAGATACATCATATCGAGAGAAACACATCAGctataagaggaacacaacgGAGCAACATAAacattgaagtgcaacaaaagcaaacgccaacaaacatagaaacggaCAATTAGATAATAACTGCCATActcttttttttcttaagaaagaaTGGAGGGTTGAATCTGTTTTAATTGCTAGCCAAGCATCCCggttatatgacaatgttaaaatgaCACCCACGTCGCGACATACGAACACAAGACAACGCAGTACAGTGAACGCATAAATGAATGATATAATTGTACATTGCTTACATGTAAACCCCAGAATAACAACGAACATATTTGATTAATGACCGTATGTAACTACTGAATTAGTGATGTAAATATAATCTTGAAATTCATACAGTTGAAGGGAACGAGATCGGAAATTCAGCAATTACACACTCCTAGTCCAAAACATTATCAAGATTATGACGGTATTAAAAGGCTTTTTTAATTAATGCTGTGACCATGTCATATATTTTGACTAACATAATACTAATTTATTCATGGAATCTGGAAATTAACTCGACTATACTGGCGAGTGTTTTAAGCCTCTATTTCTCATTTCTAGTTCCCAGATTTAGCCTGCTTTATGATTTTTTACGAGAGTTAATACTCTGCTTATGCCTGTCGGCGGCAAACAGTTAGTGTTTTCTACCATACATGTTCaaatagatagatatatagtcCCTCCAGACAACAAAAGGATTGAGGTCTACGACGTGACAATAACCAActcatcatttttaatttatcattCTGTACGCAGATTTTGAAAGGACTCGCACGTTATTGTAGTGACGAATACATTAGGAAAGTGTAGACGTGCCTCTTCACCATCACTTACAGATGATTCGGtcataaagaaaattaaaactaACTGACAGTGTGATAAACCTGTTTCTGAAGAAGAAAAGGATGACGAAAATGTATCAAAACCTGTGAAAACCTCACCGACAGATGAAACGGGCAtacaaataaccaaaaacagactATGATAAATCTGAAACTAACTTGAAGGATAGAAGCCATGCAGAAAACATACCACAACCTGTAAAAATATCGCCATCACTGACGAATGAACCAGATCAATACATAAAGGAAACCAATCCTGACTGCGATAAACCTGAAACTGAAGAAGAAAACGACGAAGAAAATATTCTACGACCTGTGAAAAGGCGAGAAGAAGCGGTAATTTTTAACATCTTATTTTACCCTTAAAATGTCATACATATGAATTGGGAATTTTCGCGTTATCATAAATGTTGTCATTAGTTATATTAACCTCAATACTAGGAGTCTGTTCCTCCGCTCGTCAAACAAATATGTCTGTCTTAATTTTTTGAGGTACTACTTAACAGGGTATCTTTGTATTTGGTCAGCAGCTTTGAAGTGATAATTTGTGATTAAGTAAACTGATGCGTTTAGAGCAGTTCTGGCAATtagtaaaatgttcattaggtcaaatTATATCACCCATGCCATAATGAATCTAACAACTCATTGTTAACTTTAagcaaattttgcagtttttggttattagaaaaaaaaaatataaacagcaaaaatgttaatCAAAATAAATCTATAAATAAGTTGATATGATCAAAATTGTTGATTGACCCATCAAGGAGTTATAGCTCTTTAAGGAAaagtttaaacaatttgtttatcatattttcaaacttcaaaaaatcttctccttcgAAACTGCTTAATCATTTCCAGCCGCTCTTAAGCTGAATGAGTTCAGAGTACATTGTTATTGATGATTTCGTATTTAGTTCTCCTTGACACTTGCATTATCAATTTACaaatttattcatgttttaatactttaataTAGTTGTACTGTTGCAAATCTTTCTCTCTCTcacaaaatcattttaaaaaaccCAACACGTTTATGTATCTTTAATTAGAAGAAAGTACCAATACAACTTCTAAAATTCTGGTACGATAAAATGACTTTCTCTGTCgaattatgaatttcaaacagggtatactactgttgcctttatttccttCTGTTGACTGTAGTTTGTCTCATTATTGGAAATGTAGCAATTGATTTATCGAAAATATGATGACATGATAAAGCACACAACACAAAGCTGACAGTGAAAATCTAAATTcctatttcatatattttactcATAATTTCGGCTTCAAAGGTAAAGAACGAAAACTCGGTGAAtacgtaaaaaaataaaaaaaagtatgaatacATTAACACTTcctattttccaaatattttaaGAGTGAAACATTTTGAATTCAgattaaatcaataaatatgtgCCGTAGTATGAATTTTTTAAAGTGTGATaacattttgtttgtttcaagAGTGTGGAAACATTACATCtacttagtttatttttatttcagatgtcTTTCATCTTTCTCTACTCATATCATGAGTTtatcctgttaaaaaaaaaactaaaaataaaatgactttgCACCACAAGCAGATTGAAACTTCAAactgtttgtttttaattattttataatgaactagACAATGAGAATTCCCTTGATAGTGATATATCGTATGAAGAAGTGTATAAGGTTCTGTTGTCACAGTTAAACTTTATAAGACCTACACAACTGCATTGTTAGCGTGAACTCAGTTTTTGAATAGTTGCCAAAAAGCTCTACTGCATATCCAAGACACTCTATGAAAAAACATTAGCTTCTATGTCTTTTAATCTGTACTGTACTGTACTTAATTGACGCATTACTAGTCAGTGGTTTAAGGAAGGAACGAAATACTATAGATCTTATTCCTACTTGAACTACGAATACAGTAATATAAAACAAGATAACCACATAAATTATCACCATCTGTAGCATTTGTTGATTTCATAGAAGCACATTCATTGATAGTTAGAGAACTTTTGTGTAAACAGCAAAATAATGAGCAGTAAAATCTTGAATGCTATTTTCCACTGTATAAAACCATATATTCATGTTTGTAATTAACTGGCTGTTCTACTGATTGGtttatgat contains:
- the LOC139489920 gene encoding uncharacterized protein, with product MAIFLQVVINIPKLYRLLYDNEDILKGLSAKSLNARKDVATHVATGSNRGYSSQYISICASLYKAESFRSLKLNSEYKWCMKHIAEIDVASLPENVTIIDLTTNILRKKYETNDKEINEKLHKFAESHQEVLLVGKVPASCLKLIEFTGVVPDSDNSCSDSDDSGYEYFCCYGFYPNTDSGRLQIWEETQSLTFI